One Methylobacterium sp. AMS5 genomic region harbors:
- a CDS encoding DUF1269 domain-containing protein: MAELVVIGFEDPQEADRALNELARLQTEYLIDLEDAVVAVRSPDGKLRLKQSVDLVGAGAASGGIWGAMWGSLVGLLFLNPLLGLATGAALGLGAGALSGKLADYGINDDFIRSVAEAVQPNTSALFILVRKAQPEKVLAEMSRFRGRVIRSSLSPEQESRLQAALSEPDVSMPGSGASAESSAGSTGAPAPGGGAPPPGGSGTADRSS; encoded by the coding sequence ATGGCAGAACTCGTGGTGATCGGCTTCGAGGATCCGCAGGAGGCGGACCGCGCCCTGAACGAATTGGCCCGCTTGCAGACGGAGTATCTGATCGATCTCGAAGATGCGGTCGTCGCCGTCCGGAGCCCCGACGGCAAGCTGCGGCTCAAGCAAAGCGTCGATCTGGTCGGCGCCGGAGCAGCCTCCGGCGGTATCTGGGGCGCGATGTGGGGCTCGCTGGTCGGCCTCCTCTTCCTCAACCCGTTGCTCGGCCTCGCGACGGGGGCTGCTCTCGGATTGGGCGCAGGCGCCCTCTCGGGCAAGCTTGCGGATTACGGCATCAACGATGACTTCATCCGCTCCGTCGCCGAGGCGGTGCAGCCGAACACCTCGGCGCTGTTCATCCTCGTGCGCAAGGCACAGCCGGAAAAGGTGCTCGCGGAGATGTCACGGTTCCGAGGGCGCGTCATCCGCTCCTCGCTCTCGCCGGAGCAGGAGAGCCGCCTGCAGGCCGCCCTGTCGGAGCCTGACGTGTCGATGCCCGGAAGCGGCGCGTCGGCAGAATCGTCCGCGGGCAGCACGGGCGCCCCGGCCCCGGGTGGCGGCGCGCCACCTCCCGGAGGCTCCGGCACCGCCGACCGCTCCTCTTGA